The Funiculus sociatus GB2-C1 genomic sequence ATTAGTCATTGCCGCAACAATGGAAGTGAAAACAAGCTACGGAAAGGTTCCCTTTCAGCCGCGTTTTGTTTGCCATAAAGCAGCTTACTATGAAGATCAACAAACTGGAGGCTTATTTGAAGGTAACTACAAAGTAACTGGAAAAACTATGAAGGTAAAATATACAAATCACAATCCAGAAAATAAAACGTATCCTCTAACAATTGACTTCGACTTAGAGCAGTCGGGTAAAAATATTTATCATCATAAACGTAATATCAATTCTCCAAGGCAATATGAAAATAATTTTGATATTTCTCAAATTAGCAGTGGTTCTGATATAATGCTACGGATTAAAACTTCTCGGTGTTTTACACCTATAAATATGGGAATGAATTGGGATAATAGACGCTTAGGAATACAGCTAATAGAAGTTTCTTTTGAGTAAGAAATGAGTGCCAGAAGAATAACACAATGGGGAAGATTATTCTTGTACATTGGTTAAAAACACTTATTATAACAATAAACAACAGCGGAGAGGTTAGGAGATACCGTAGGCGGTAGTTTTCAGCTCTTTCAGCTACAAGTATCCGGATAGTGATCGCCATTGTCCAAAATGGCAACTAAACAAGTTTTTACCTAAGATAGCTCGTCGATGGTTTGTATTTGCGCCAAATTGTTATAAAATCGTACACTCAGCAGATGTTAATCTGAAAGCGCGGTGTGTAAGTGACAGAAGCGGGAACTTTAAATTTGGGCTGCCGACTTAAAGAAAAAGCGCTTCTGTGCAGGTTGTCGTCTGGAGAGTAAAGGTTGTTGAAGTCGATAAAGACAGCTGCACGTAAGGTAAAAAAACTTGCTTACTGGCTCCCACTCAGCGAACAGTGGTGGGCAAAGCTAGATTTGCTCAAAGCTTTGGTGCAACGCGACTTGTCGGCACGATACAAGGGGTCGATCTTAGGCAATTTGTGGCCCCTGTTGAATCAGCTGTCGCAGTTGCTAATTTACACCTATGTCTTCTCAATTGTCTTGCAAGTGAAGCTGAGTCTCAAGGGATTGCCTACAAATAACCTTACATTTGGTTTGTGGCTGTTTGCAGGATTGCTTCCCTGGATTGCCTTTACTGGTGGGCTATTTCAGGCATCTGGTTCGGTCGTGGGGCAGCCTAATTTGGTGAAAAAGGTAGTTTTTCCTTTGGCTTTATTACCTCTAGTGCCAGTGCTATCAGCGTTCATTGAGAGTACCTTTGGCTTAATGGCGTTGATTGTCTTGGTGGCAGTGTCATCAAATACAATACACAGTACGTTATGGCTGTTGCCGCTAGTATGGCTACCTCAATTGCTTTTGACAGCAGGGCTGGGGTATTTAACCGCAGGGTTGACGGTATTTTTGAGAGATGTTCCGCAGACGCTGGGAGTTATATTAAACCTTTGGTTTTATTTAACGCCGCTTGTCTATCCAGCATCGGTGATTCCCCAAGAGTGGCGAGGTTGGGTATTTTGGTTGAATCCCCTGGCAGCGATCGCAGAAGTGTATAGAGATTTGATTTTGGTGGGAGAAGTGACGCATTGGGGAGAGTGGGGAGTTGCTACATTAGTCTCTGTTGTGGGGTTTTTTGGCGGATTATGGGTGTATCGTCGGTTACGACCAGCATTTGCTGATGTACTCTAGTATTGGGACAACAACAGCTGTGTGATGAGTGATATTGCTATTTCTCTGAAAAATGTCTCGAAGTGCTACAAGCGCTATGCGCGTCCCGTAGACAGACTTAAGGAAATTTTGCTACCGACGAGGAGTCACGTCCAAGAGTTTTGGGCGTTACAAGATATTAACCTGGAGATAAACAGGGGAGAGACACTAGGAATTATTGGGCAAAATGGTTCTGGAAAAAGCACCCTCCTGCAAATTATTGCAGGAACTTTGATGCCAACCACTGGTGAGCTAGGGGTAAACGGTCGAGTTTCGGCATTACTAGAACTCGGCAGTGGCTTTAATCCAGAATTTACTGGGCGGCAAAATGTATTTTTTAACGGGCGAATCTTGGGATTAAGTCAACTAGAAATTGCCGATAAATTTGATGATATTGAGGCTTTCGCTGAGATCGGAGATTTTATCGATCAGCCTGTTAAAACTTATTCGAGCGGCATGGTAGTGCGATTAGCATTTGCCGTTGTTGCCCATACAGAACCAAAAATTCTAATTGTAGATGAAGCACTTGCTGTCGGAGATGCCAAGTTCCAAGCTCGGTGCATGAAGCGGATTCGTCAGCTTAAGGAACAAGGGGTAACAATTTTATTTGTTTCTCATGATTCCTCAAGTGTTAAAATGCTATGTCAACGTGCCGCTCTAATGAATCATGGAAGAATTATAGAAATAGGTAATCCCAAGGATGTAGTAAATCACTACATTGCTGTACTAAGCTCAGATAAAACTCAATTTGAGGATGAGAAAATAAATACAAATCTCACCATTGAAGATACTTTCATAAAAGGTAAAAACGAACATCTCATGCATAGGCATGGGAACCAACTAGCTGTAATCAATGACGTGAAGATTACATCGGCTGATGGCAGAGAAATCCGAAATAAGGTTGAGACTGGAACAATTATTAACATTGTACTTTTTTTGGAAACTAAGGCAGAATTATCAGATTTAGTTATTGGTATATCTATTAGAAACTTAATGGGTGTAGTGGTTTATGGAACTAACACTCAGTTAATGAGGACTCAGATATCTAAATATAAGGAAGGCGAGGAAGTAACGGCAATTTTTCAAATGCCTTGTTACTTAAATAGAGGAGTTTATACGGTAACAGCAGGAATACATTCTGAAGAAGGATTGAGTTACGATTGGATAGATGAGTTGGTGGTATTTGAAGTTAATAATAGTAATAGTTGTGAAGGTATAGTAGATATGAATTGTGGGATAACAATTAAACTAAATAATAGAATGAATATGTTAGTTGATTAACTAATCAGAACAAAAGCGACATAAGTAACTGGGAGTCAGACAAATGGTTGAAGAAAATAATCCTAAGATAAATGTAAATGAATTAATCCAAAAAATCCGTCAAGAAGTTGCTAAACGTGAAAGCATATCACAACCAGTCAATAGGGAATTCAGAGTGGGGGGGGTAATAGTAGAAAGCTATATAAACCACATAGAAGCTTTACTTCATAATGCTGAATTTAAATCACAAGTTCG encodes the following:
- a CDS encoding ABC transporter permease gives rise to the protein MKTAARKVKKLAYWLPLSEQWWAKLDLLKALVQRDLSARYKGSILGNLWPLLNQLSQLLIYTYVFSIVLQVKLSLKGLPTNNLTFGLWLFAGLLPWIAFTGGLFQASGSVVGQPNLVKKVVFPLALLPLVPVLSAFIESTFGLMALIVLVAVSSNTIHSTLWLLPLVWLPQLLLTAGLGYLTAGLTVFLRDVPQTLGVILNLWFYLTPLVYPASVIPQEWRGWVFWLNPLAAIAEVYRDLILVGEVTHWGEWGVATLVSVVGFFGGLWVYRRLRPAFADVL
- a CDS encoding ABC transporter ATP-binding protein, encoding MSDIAISLKNVSKCYKRYARPVDRLKEILLPTRSHVQEFWALQDINLEINRGETLGIIGQNGSGKSTLLQIIAGTLMPTTGELGVNGRVSALLELGSGFNPEFTGRQNVFFNGRILGLSQLEIADKFDDIEAFAEIGDFIDQPVKTYSSGMVVRLAFAVVAHTEPKILIVDEALAVGDAKFQARCMKRIRQLKEQGVTILFVSHDSSSVKMLCQRAALMNHGRIIEIGNPKDVVNHYIAVLSSDKTQFEDEKINTNLTIEDTFIKGKNEHLMHRHGNQLAVINDVKITSADGREIRNKVETGTIINIVLFLETKAELSDLVIGISIRNLMGVVVYGTNTQLMRTQISKYKEGEEVTAIFQMPCYLNRGVYTVTAGIHSEEGLSYDWIDELVVFEVNNSNSCEGIVDMNCGITIKLNNRMNMLVD